In Scleropages formosus chromosome 10, fSclFor1.1, whole genome shotgun sequence, a single genomic region encodes these proteins:
- the LOC108941482 gene encoding erythrocyte band 7 integral membrane protein-like, protein MVNRAKIQDCATESPEDDSSAGLGCCGWLLVLFSLLITLLTFPVSIFMCIKIVQEYERAVIFRLGRIIDKKAKGPGIFFVLPCTDSFVKVDLRTVSFNIPPQEILTKDSVTVSVDGVVYFRVECPVSSVANVSNADSSTRLLAQTTLRNVLGTKNLAELLSDREGISHSMQATLDDATNHWGIKVERVEIKDVKLPQQLQRAMAAEAEASREARAKVIAAEGEMNASRALKEASLIISESPAALQLRYLQTLSHIAAENNSTVIFPLPIELLQQFLQRK, encoded by the exons ATGGTCAACCGAGCTAAAATCCAGGACTGCGCCACTGAAAGCCCAGAAG ATGACAGCTCTGCTGGACTCGGTTGCTGTGGCTGGCTTTTGGTCCTCTTCTCATTATTGATCACATTATTGACATTCCCCGTCTCCATATTCATGTGcataaag ATTGTTCAGGAGTACGAACGTGCAGTTATTTTCAGACTGGGCCGCATCATTGACAAGAAGGCCAAAGGACCAG GAATCTTCTTTGTGCTTCCATGCACAGACAGTTTTGTTAAAGTGGATTTGAGAACAGTGTCCTTTAATATCCCTCCACAAGag ATACTGACTAAGGATTCGGTGACCGTGTCCGTCGATGGAGTGGTGTACTTCCGGGTGGAGTGCCCTGTCTCCTCCGTAGCCAATGTGTCCAACGCAGATTCCTCCACGCGCCTGCTTGCTCAGACCACCTTGAGGAACGTTCTGGGCACCAAGAACCTGGCCGAGCTGCTGTCAGACCGAGAGGGAATCTCGCACAGCATGCAG GCAACCCTGGATGACGCTACAAACCATTGGGGCATCAAGGTGGAGCGTGTGGAGATCAAGGACGTCAAACTGCCCCAACAGCTTCAGAGAGCCATGGCGGCAGAAGCAGAGGCCAGTCGGGAGGCCCGGGCAAAG GTGATCGCTGCAGAGGGAGAGATGAACGCATCACGGGCACTGAAGGAGGCCTCGCTGATCATCTCAGAGTCCCCCGCTGCTCTGCAGCTGCGCTACCTGCAGACACTAAGCCACATTGCGGCAGAGAATAACTCCACTGTCATCTTCCCGCTACCCATAGAGCTCCTGCAGCAGTTCTTGCAAAGGAAGTGA